Proteins encoded together in one Cicer arietinum cultivar CDC Frontier isolate Library 1 chromosome 4, Cicar.CDCFrontier_v2.0, whole genome shotgun sequence window:
- the LOC101501048 gene encoding geraniol 8-hydroxylase-like, which translates to MEVHILLLFVSLTLIITRFFQKRKKNKPPGPTGLPIIGNLHQLGPKPHSSLSSLAKTYGPIMSLRFGSVTVAVVSSPTTAQQILQKNDQSFTDRPIPESVAAQPNVNDTLAWAPADSRWRNRRRICTTQIFTAQRLDLLQHLRHRKVQQLIQHLHKKAEERTSVNIGEVAFATMLNLVSNTVFSEDMVDSEFESAGEFKELVWRIMEDAGKVNVCDYFPVLKRFDLQGVKIHVKVSYLRLHEIFDRMIRKRVEDRKSSRSGGSIKNDFLDVLLDDCEKDEASVFSVQSIKPLILDLFIAGSDTSGSTIEWAMAELLHNPEIMEKARNELIQVIGDKSNQVKESDIPTLPYIQSIVKETLRLHPPVPLLLPYIAGNDVEINGYTIHKGTQVLINVWSIGRNPEFWDDPLLFQPERFLNSNVDFKGRDFEYLPFGGGRRICPGLPLANRMIVLMLASLLHSFEWELPKGVNHEMLEQYGITLKKLTPLFAVPISVV; encoded by the exons ATGGAGGTTCATATCTTGCTATTATTCGTCTCATTAACTCTAATCATAACCCGGTTCTTTCAAAAGCGCAAAAAGAACAAACCGCCCGGTCCAACCGGTTTACCCATAATTGGAAACCTCCACCAATTAGGCCCAAAACCTCACTCTTCCCTCTCTTCCCTCGCCAAAACCTATGGCCCCATCATGTCCCTCCGTTTCGGCTCCGTCACCGTCGCCGTCGTCTCTTCCCCTACAACCGCCCAACAAATCCTCCAAAAAAACGATCAATCCTTCACCGACCGTCCCATCCCTGAATCAGTCGCCGCTCAGCCAAACGTCAACGACACCCTCGCTTGGGCCCCAGCCGACTCACGGTGGCGCAACCGTCGCCGGATATGCACCACTCAAATATTCACCGCACAACGCCTCGACCTCCTCCAACACCTCCGTCACCGGAAAGTTCAACAACTAATCCAACACCTTCACAAAAAAGCCGAGGAGAGAACAAGCGTAAACATAGGCGAAGTCGCTTTCGCCACGATGCTGAACTTAGTTTCCAACACGGTGTTCTCTGAGGACATGGTTGACTCTGAATTCGAAAGTGCCGGTGAGTTTAAAGAACTTGTGTGGAGGATCATGGAAGATGCCGGGAAAGTGAATGTTTGTGATTATTTTCCGGTGTTGAAGAGATTTGATTTGCAGGGTGTGAAGATACACGTGAAGGTTTCTTATTTGAGATTGCATGAGATTTTTGATCGTATGATTCGGAAACGTGTTGAAGATAGAAAGAGTTCGCGTAGTGGTGGatctattaaaaatgattttttggaTGTTTTGCTTGATGATTGTGAAAAAGATGAAGCCTCTGTTTTCAGTGTTCAAAGTATCAAGCCTTTGATTCTG GATTTATTTATTGCTGGAAGTGACACTTCTGGATCAACAATAGAATGGGCAATGGCAGAACTTCTCCACAATCCAGAAATAATGGAAAAGGCAAGAAATGAATTGATTCAAGTaattggtgacaaatccaacCAAGTCAAAGAATCAGACATTCCAACACTTCCTTACATCCAATCAATAGTCAAAGAAACACTTAGACTCCATCCACCTGTACCACTTCTCTTACCTTACATTGCAGGAAATGATGTTGAAATCAATGGTTACACAATTCACAAAGGAACCCAAGTTTTGATTAATGTATGGTCTATTGGAAGAAACCCTGAGTTTTGGGATGACCCTTTGTTGTTTCAACCTGAAAGGTTTCTTAATTCCAATGTTGATTTTAAAGGAAGGGATTTTGAGTATTTGCCTTTTGGTGGTGGAAGGAGAATTTGTCCTGGTCTTCCACTTGCTAATAGAATGATTGTTTTAATGTTGGCTTCTTTGTTGCATTCTTTTGAATGGGAGCTTCCAAAAGGTGTTAATCATGAAATGCTTGAGCAATATGGAATTACATTGAAGAAGCTTACTCCTCTTTTTGCTGTTCCAATTTCAGTtgtatga